From one Lemur catta isolate mLemCat1 chromosome 5, mLemCat1.pri, whole genome shotgun sequence genomic stretch:
- the LOC123638621 gene encoding cytochrome P450 4V2 translates to MVGLGLGPVGQKLLLWGAASAVSLAGATLVLSLLRMLASYARKWQQMRPIPTVARAYPLVGHALLLKPDGQEFFQQLIQYTEEYRHVPLLKLWVGPVPMVVLYNAENVEVLLTSSKQIDKSSVYKFLEPWLGLGLLTSTGNKWRSRRKMLTPTFHFTILEDFLDIMNEQANILVNKLEKHVNQEAFNCFFYITLCALDIICETAMGKNIGAQSNGDSEYVRSVYRMSDLIFRRMKMPWLWLESWYLMFKEGWEHKKGLKILHTFTNNVIAERANAIKADEEGKGDDKGSVPSKNKRRAFLDLLLSVTDEAGNKLSHEAIREEVDTFMFEGHDTTAAAINWSLYLLGSNPEVQKKVDRELDEVFGKSDRPTTAEDLKKLKYLECVIKETLRLFPSVPLFARTLNEDCVVAGYRVPKGTEAVIVPYALHRDPKYFPNPEEFQPERFFPENAQGRHPYCYVPFSAGPRNCIGQKFAIMEEKTVLSCILRHFWVESNQKREELGLAGQLILRPCNGIWIKLKRRNADES, encoded by the exons ATGGTGGGGCTCGGGCTGGGGCCGGTCGGGCAGAAGCTGCTGCTCTGGGGCGCGGCGAGCGCCGTCTCCCTGGCCGGCGCCACCCTCGTCCTGAGCCTCCTGCGGATGCTGGCGAGCTACGCGCGGAAATGGCAGCAGATGAGGCCCATCCCCACGGTCGCCCGCGCCTACCCCCTGGTGGGACACGCGCTGCTGCTGAAGCCCGACGGGCAAG aaTTTTTTCAGCAGCTAATTCAGTACACAGAAGAATACCGCCATGTGCCACTACTGAAGCTCTGGGTTGGGCCAGTGCCAATGGTGGTCCTTTATAATGCAGAAAATGTGGAG gTACTTTTAACTAGTTCAAAGCAAATTGACAAATCCTCTGTGTACAAGTTCCTAGAACCATGGCTTGGCCTAGGACTTCTTACAAG CACTGGAAACAAATGGCGGTCCAGGAGAAAAATGTTAACACCCACTTTCCATTTTACTATTCTGGAAGATTTCTTAGATATCATGAATGAACAAGCAAATATATTGGTTAATAAGCTTGAAAAACATGTTAACCAAGAAGCATTTAACTGCTTTTTTTACATCACTCTTTGTGCCTTAGATATAATCTGTG AAACGGCTATGGGGAAGAATATTGGTGCTCAAAGTAATGGTGACTCTGAGTATGTCCGTTCAGTTTATAG GATGAGTGATTTGATATTCCGAAGAATGAAGATGCCCTGGCTTTGGCTTGAGTCTTGGTACCTTATGTTTAAGGAAGGATGGGAACACAAGAAGGGCCTTAAGATCCTGCATACTTTTACCAACAAT GTCATCGCTGAACGGGCCAATGCAATAAAGGCAGATGAAGAAGGTAAAGGTGATGACAAGGGCTCTGTCCCCTCCAAAAATAAACGCAGGGCTTTTCTTGACTTGCTTTTAAGTGTGACCGATGAGGCTGGAAACAAGCTAAGTCACGAAGCTATCCGGGAGGAAGTTGACACCTTCATGTTTGAG GGTCACGATACAACTGCAGCTGCAATAAACTGGTCCTTATACCTATTGGGTTCTAATCCAGAAGTACAGAAAAAAGTGGACAGAGAGTTGGATGAAGTGTTTG GGAAGTCTGATCGTCCTACCACCGCAGAGGACCTGAAGAAACTGAAATACCTGGAATGTGTTATTAAGGAGACCCTTCGcctttttccttctgttcctttATTTGCCCGTACTCTTAATGAAGACTGTGTAGTGg CGGGTTACAGAGTTCCAAAAGGCACCGAAGCCGTCATCGTTCCCTATGCGCTGCACAGAGATCCAAAATACTTCCCCAATCCTGAAGAATTCCAGCCAGAACGCTTCTTTCCCGAGAATGCACAAGGACGCCATCCGTACTGCTACGTGCCCTTCTCTGCAGGGCCCAGGAACTGTATAG GTCAAAAGTTTGCCATAATGGAAGAAAAGACCGTTCTTTCCTGCATCCTGCGGCACTTTTGGGTAGAATCAAACCAGAAAAGAGAAGAACTAGGTCTGGCAGGACAATTGATTCTTCGTCCATGTAATGGCATCTGGATCAAGTTGAAGAGGAGAAATGCAGATGAATCCTAA
- the FAM149A gene encoding protein FAM149A isoform X4 codes for MLFEGKVSPQTQNLLDECSEWTRRSLHLRVLGRQLMPPAEEGFRHFQGQAPNAAGHKRLRDACEHSSSVRELCISGSHIVPAALSASALPGRDGTGVADLRACPSLEEEVYEADGKIEEYFAFDRKEDDDECLEQKPAHHSRKSQKHGLPPVSPHDCIKDAVAAEVFDHVWKNVVEILEELIRKNWETTLTEGKKQKEKLKVAENKSPHALISRFPADISSVPPSRSSETRSIPLASHLNPPQIHRFSNNFYNDLNGVMTIQAKPLQQRPTYFADRTQNSQEEKALGGGANALASARPLLGRISDTRGLQTSAKKTPVHRRLPSLASDSQRIKTPNVYSDEVLRGTKLQTGIEHMSFPPAQTSRSRLPPIGSDTGERNTAVPGSRPVSYRGRHPQSRVLSAMPNSIELSPLRERTVTLEQLSRPSTTHTFRLDTPQKGSLTPMEFAGHTGTGQSILTGSQYLPKSFQRTTLASRKRFQVAS; via the exons ATGTTGTTTGAAGGGAAAGTAAGCCCCCAGACACAGAATCTACTGGATGAATGCAGTGAGTGGACAAGAAGGTCCCTCCATCTGAG AGTACTAGGAAGGCAGCTGATGCCACCGGCCGAGGAAGGGTTCCGGCACTTCCAGGGCCAGGCGCCCAATGCCGCGGGCCACAAACGCTTACGTGATGCCTGTGAACACAGCAGCAGTGTCAGAGA gTTGTGCATCTCTGGCTCCCACATAGTCCCGGCAGCACTCTCAGCCTCTGCCCTGCCAGGCCGCGATGGCACAGGGGTTGCTGACCTAAGGGCATGTCCATCCCTGGAAGAAGAGGTTTATGAGGCAGATGGAAAGATTGAAGAGTATTTTGCTTTTGATAGAAAAGAGGa TGATGATGAATGTCTTGAACAAAAGCCAGCTCACCACAGCAGGAAATCGCAGAAACACGGACTTCCTCCTGTTTCCCCTCATGACTGTATTAAAGATGCGGTGGCAGCAGAAGTGTTTGATCATGTCTGGAAAAATGTGGTAGAAATTTTGGAAGAGCTGATTAGAAAAAACTGGGAAACTACGCTCACAG aaggaaaaaaacagaaagaaaaattgaaagtagCTGAAAACAAATCTCCACATGCGCTCATTTCCCGTTTCCCCGCTGATATATCAAGTGTTCCCCCGTCCAGAAGTTCTGAAACCCGCAGCATACCTCTGGCTTCCCATCTTAATCCACCCCAG aTTCATCGCTTCTCtaacaatttttataatgatttgaACGGTGTGATGACAATTCAAGCAAAGCCACTTCAGCAGAGACCTACCTATTTTGCAGATAGGACACA GAACTCACAGGAGGAGAAAGCCCTGGGCGGAGGGGCCAACGCTCTTGCCTCCGCCAGGCCCCTGCTGGGACGCATCTCGGACACGCGGGGATTACAGACTTCTGCAAAGAAAACGCCGGTGCACAGGAGGCTGCCTTCTCTTGCTTCAGATTCACAGAGAATAAAAACCCCCAACGTGTACAGTGATGAGGTTCTCAGGGGAACAAAACT GCAAACTGGCATAGAACACATGTCTTTCCCGCCAGCTCAAACCTCACGCAGCAGGTTACCCCCGATAGGCTCAGACACCGGGGAGCGGAACACGGCAGTTCCTGGATCCCGCCCTGTTTCT TACAGAGGAAGGCATCCACAAAGCCGTGTGTTAAGTGCAATGCCTAACAGTATAGAACTGTCGCCTCTTAGAGAAAGAACTGTAACTCTGGAACAGCTTTCAAGGCCCAGCACAACCCATACATTCCGG TTAGATACACCTCAAAAAGGTTCGTTGACGCCAATGGAATTTGCTGGTCACACAGGGACAGGTCAAAGTATTTTGACAG GTTCACAGTATCTGCCTAAATCTTTTCAGAGGACAACTTTGGCTTCAAGGAAGAGATTCCAAGTGGCATCTTGA